A window of Kribbella sp. NBC_00382 genomic DNA:
GGGCCGGTGAGCTCACTGCCGATGTAGGTGAGGGCAACAGTGCTGAAGCCGTCCTTGAGCAGCTTGCGCTCCTCCAGGGCGTCCACCCAGCGGGCCCAGTCCTCGCCACCCATGACCGCGACGGTGTCGGCGATCTCCTCGTCGGTGGCGACCTCGATGCCGACCTCTTGCAGGACCGGCTGGCCGTCGTCGTACGCGAGGCTCTTGGTCTGCGCGGCCTGGCCGATCGCCTTGATGGCCGACTGGTACGTCGTGTCGGTGCGCGGGTCGACCCGGCGCGGTGCGGCGACGGAGTAGATCAGGTAGTCGACTCCCCCGAACTTCTCCTGCAGCAGGTCGAGCACGTCACTCTTGGTGGTGTCGGCGAACGCGTCGGCATTGATGAAGTGGAACGTGCTGCCCACGCTTTCGGCGTACGCGGCGGTGGCGGCCGTGCGGTACCAGCCCGCGGTGGCAGTACGACGTGCCGGCGCCTTCTCGAAGGAGACGCCGATGCCGTCGATGCCATACCGGGCCAGCCCAGCGACAGTCGCGGCCAGTCCGTAGCCCGAGCTGGAACCGATCACGAGCGCGACCGGGCGCGTCTCCGGCGTCCGTGCCTCGACCTGCTCCGTCAGCCCTCGGACGATCTGCTCACACCCAGCAGGGTGCGAATCGAGGAAGAGGAAACCGCGGCCGACGGGCTTGATCACGCGCTCAGTCATGCGACCGACTTTAAGGCATTTAGTTCCAGTAGAGCTCTGCGTCGTCCGGCTCGACAGTCACATCGGCACCCAGGCGGCGCAGGTTGCCCGCGAAGTCCGTGTAGCCGCGGTGTACGTGGTGGGCCGCTGAGACCAATGTCTCGCCCTCGGCCGCGAGACCCGCGATGACCAGCGCGGCACCGGCGCGGATGTCACTGGCGACCACCGGAGCGCCGGACAACCGCGGCACACCCCGTACGACGGCGTGGTGGCCGTCCGTCTGGATGTGCGCGCCGAGCCGGGTGAGCTCCTGGGCGAAGGTGAAGCGGCCCTCGAAGAGGTTCTCGGTGACCATCGCGGCGCCGTCGCTGACCGCGTTCATCAAGATCACGAACGCCTGCAGGTCGGTCGCGAACCCCGGGTACGGCAGCGTGACGACGTCGACCGGCTTCGGGCGGTCGTTCATGACGACGCGGAAGCCCGGGTTCAGGATGGTGATCTCGGCGCCGGCCTTGTGCAGCTTGTCCAGCGGCAGTTCGAGGTGCTCGGCGTGACCGTTCGAGACGGTGATGTCACCCTTGGTGATGGCGGCGGCGAACGCCCAGCTGCCGGAGACGATCCGGTCCGGCACGGTCACGTGGTCGACCGGCTTGAGCAGCCCGTCGACGCCGGTCACCTCGATTCTCGGCGTACCGGCGCCCTCGATCACCGCGCCCATCTCGACCAGCATCGCGGCGATGTCCTGGATCTCCGGCTCGCGGGCGGCGTTCTCGATCACCGTGGTGCCCTTGGCGAGCACCGCGGCCATCATGATCGTCTCGGTCGCGCCGACGCTCGGGAAGTCCAGCCAGACCTCCGCGCCGTGCAGGCCCTGGGGTGCCTCGGCGATCACGAAACCGTGCTCGATATGGACTTTCGCGCCCATCGACTCCAGGCCGGCGACGTGCATGTTGAGGCCGCGGGAGCCGATGTTGTCGCCACCCGGCAGCGCCACCTCGGCGCGGCCGCAGCGGCCCAGCAGCGGTCCGAGGACCGAGATGGAGGCTCTCAGCTTGCGGACCAGCTCGTAGTCGCACTGGTACCCGATCTCCGCCGGCACCGCGATCGTCGCGCTGGCCGAGTCCGCGTCGATCTTCACCGAGCAGCCGAGGGTGTCCAGCAACTGGGCCATGAAGGTGACGTCGAGAATGTTCGGCACTTGCCGCAGCGTCGTCGTCCCCTCCGCCAGCAGTGCCGCCGCCATCAGCTTCAGCACGCTGTTCTTCGCGCCTGCCACCTCGACGCTGCCCTCGAGCCGTGCCTCGCCTGCAATCCGAAACCGTTCCACCTGCTGACTGTATCGGCTCGTCGTCGCGGGCTTGCGTAGAGTGCCGTGACATGGCTGTGAACTTGACGCGG
This region includes:
- the murA gene encoding UDP-N-acetylglucosamine 1-carboxyvinyltransferase, whose translation is MERFRIAGEARLEGSVEVAGAKNSVLKLMAAALLAEGTTTLRQVPNILDVTFMAQLLDTLGCSVKIDADSASATIAVPAEIGYQCDYELVRKLRASISVLGPLLGRCGRAEVALPGGDNIGSRGLNMHVAGLESMGAKVHIEHGFVIAEAPQGLHGAEVWLDFPSVGATETIMMAAVLAKGTTVIENAAREPEIQDIAAMLVEMGAVIEGAGTPRIEVTGVDGLLKPVDHVTVPDRIVSGSWAFAAAITKGDITVSNGHAEHLELPLDKLHKAGAEITILNPGFRVVMNDRPKPVDVVTLPYPGFATDLQAFVILMNAVSDGAAMVTENLFEGRFTFAQELTRLGAHIQTDGHHAVVRGVPRLSGAPVVASDIRAGAALVIAGLAAEGETLVSAAHHVHRGYTDFAGNLRRLGADVTVEPDDAELYWN
- the fabV gene encoding enoyl-[acyl-carrier-protein] reductase FabV — encoded protein: MTERVIKPVGRGFLFLDSHPAGCEQIVRGLTEQVEARTPETRPVALVIGSSSGYGLAATVAGLARYGIDGIGVSFEKAPARRTATAGWYRTAATAAYAESVGSTFHFINADAFADTTKSDVLDLLQEKFGGVDYLIYSVAAPRRVDPRTDTTYQSAIKAIGQAAQTKSLAYDDGQPVLQEVGIEVATDEEIADTVAVMGGEDWARWVDALEERKLLKDGFSTVALTYIGSELTGPIYRQGSIGAAKAHLEATASELRQRDGVEARTSVNGAAVTQASSAIPGIGLYVSLLHKVLGDGLQTPMQQSISLWDQLTGEKPLDLDEDGRIRLDRWELTDDVQGAVKKQWDAATQDNIAEVADTVWFYEEVRRLYGFDVAGVDYEAPAEVDVEWPTKA